From one Streptomyces sp. SCSIO 30461 genomic stretch:
- a CDS encoding sensor histidine kinase, whose product MQAALTMPFVVPRAPELPDATWAAYALTTLTAVPLVWRRSAPVAVYFAVVAAGALYRFSVDGPGQPLPYPGLVAVYTVAALSPPRQRLGIAALTFVLVFPSVATNSGAAKELLFSLFVFGAAYVFGRLTDTRQAYVRAVEDRAAQSERANRIEAEQAAARERARIAREMHDILSHAVSLMVVQAEAGPLAVRTAPERAEAMFDGISETGRDAMAQLRRMLGVLRDDAALQGRSPREPQPGPAALPLLVERVRASGLDVVYETAGEPRPLPGDTGTTAYRVVQEALTNVVRHADATVALVRLGYRPDLLEITVTDDGRGPERSADDVLGHGLIGVRERAAAHGGTARTGPRPDDRGFELVVTLPIPSVGSGAEVGS is encoded by the coding sequence GTGCAGGCCGCACTGACCATGCCGTTCGTGGTGCCGCGCGCGCCCGAACTGCCGGACGCCACCTGGGCGGCGTATGCCCTGACGACCCTGACTGCGGTGCCGCTGGTGTGGCGGCGCAGCGCGCCCGTCGCCGTGTACTTCGCCGTGGTGGCCGCAGGGGCGCTCTACCGCTTCTCTGTCGACGGTCCGGGCCAGCCCCTGCCGTACCCGGGTCTGGTCGCCGTCTACACGGTGGCTGCCCTCTCTCCGCCACGGCAGCGGCTCGGCATCGCCGCCCTGACGTTCGTGCTCGTGTTCCCCTCGGTCGCCACCAACTCCGGCGCCGCCAAGGAACTGCTGTTCTCGCTGTTCGTCTTCGGCGCCGCGTACGTCTTCGGCCGGCTCACCGACACACGCCAGGCGTACGTCCGGGCCGTTGAGGACCGCGCCGCGCAGTCGGAGCGAGCCAACCGGATCGAGGCGGAGCAGGCGGCGGCGCGGGAGCGAGCCCGTATCGCCCGGGAGATGCACGACATCCTCTCGCATGCGGTGAGCCTGATGGTCGTCCAGGCGGAGGCGGGCCCACTGGCGGTCCGCACCGCTCCGGAACGTGCGGAGGCCATGTTCGACGGGATCTCGGAGACCGGCAGGGACGCCATGGCACAGCTGCGCCGGATGCTGGGCGTGCTGCGCGACGACGCCGCGCTCCAGGGTCGCTCCCCGCGCGAGCCGCAGCCGGGGCCCGCGGCGCTGCCGCTGCTGGTGGAACGGGTACGTGCCAGCGGCCTGGACGTCGTGTACGAGACGGCGGGTGAGCCGCGCCCGCTGCCGGGGGACACCGGCACGACGGCATACCGGGTGGTCCAGGAGGCCCTGACGAATGTGGTCAGGCACGCGGACGCCACGGTGGCCCTGGTGCGCCTCGGATATCGGCCGGACCTGCTGGAGATCACCGTCACCGATGACGGCCGGGGGCCGGAGCGGTCCGCGGACGACGTCCTCGGGCACGGGCTGATCGGGGTACGCGAGCGCGCCGCGGCGCACGGCGGCACCGCTCGCACCGGACCTCGCCCCGACGACCGGGGCTTCGAACTGGTCGTCACGCTCCCCATCCCGTCCGTAGGATCCGGGGCG
- a CDS encoding adenosine deaminase: MTDLHPFIAGLPKAELHVHHVGSASPRIVSELAARHPDSKVPTDPAALAEYFTFTDFAHFIEVYLSVVDLVRTPEDVRLLTFEVARDMARQNIRYAELTITPFSSTRRGIPEQGFMEAIEDARKAAEAELGVVLRWCFDIPGEAGLDAAEETARLAVDLRPDGLVSFGLGGPEIGVPRPQFKPYFDRAIAAGLHSVPHAGETTGPGTVWDALNDLGAERIGHGTSATQDHELLAHLAEQRIALEVCPTSNIATRAVATLDEHPIKEMVAAGVLVTVNSDDPPMFGTDLNNEYAVAARLLDLDERGIAALAKNAVEASFLDSAGKARIASEIDTYTEQWLVK, translated from the coding sequence CGCCCGGCACCCGGACTCCAAGGTACCCACTGACCCGGCCGCGCTCGCCGAATACTTCACCTTCACGGACTTCGCGCACTTCATCGAGGTCTATCTGTCCGTCGTGGACCTGGTCCGCACCCCCGAGGACGTGCGCCTGCTGACCTTCGAGGTCGCCCGTGACATGGCCCGGCAGAACATCCGCTACGCGGAACTGACCATCACGCCCTTCAGCTCGACCCGCCGGGGCATCCCCGAGCAGGGCTTCATGGAGGCCATCGAGGACGCCCGCAAGGCAGCCGAGGCAGAGCTCGGAGTGGTGCTGCGGTGGTGCTTCGACATCCCGGGCGAGGCGGGGCTCGACGCGGCGGAGGAGACCGCCCGGCTCGCGGTCGATCTGCGCCCGGACGGGCTGGTCTCGTTCGGCCTCGGCGGCCCCGAGATCGGGGTGCCACGGCCCCAGTTCAAGCCGTACTTCGACCGTGCGATCGCCGCCGGGCTGCACTCCGTCCCGCACGCGGGTGAGACCACCGGCCCCGGCACCGTCTGGGACGCGCTGAACGACCTGGGCGCCGAGCGCATCGGCCACGGCACCAGTGCCACTCAGGACCACGAGCTGCTGGCCCACCTGGCCGAGCAGCGCATCGCGCTGGAGGTCTGCCCGACCTCCAACATCGCCACTCGCGCCGTCGCGACCCTCGATGAGCACCCCATCAAGGAGATGGTGGCAGCCGGTGTGCTGGTGACCGTCAACAGCGACGACCCACCGATGTTCGGCACCGATCTCAACAACGAGTACGCGGTCGCAGCCCGGCTGCTCGACCTGGACGAGCGCGGCATCGCAGCGCTCGCGAAGAACGCCGTCGAAGCGTCCTTCCTGGACAGCGCGGGCAAGGCCCGGATCGCTTCGGAGATCGACACCTACACCGAGCAGTGGCTGGTGAAGTGA